In Oreochromis niloticus isolate F11D_XX linkage group LG18, O_niloticus_UMD_NMBU, whole genome shotgun sequence, one genomic interval encodes:
- the LOC100696120 gene encoding WW domain-containing adapter protein with coiled-coil isoform X2, producing MVMYARKPTRVSDGCNDRRDPQSYQTHKSQPKSQATSLHRYDKVRDGSSDPVPPYKMQRRSDESPVSRHGEGTGHGKAKPSHSVRGKNGTSGSPQENSHNNSSHHGTDLHGAQSKPADRDPADDWTEHISSSGKKYYYNCRTEVSQWEKPKDLLEREQRQKDSVKMAANSFPRDMDYRQEALQDKATTKIASVDQSAAANCGHSSSSSSSQSLTPAAAAIGSTPSSMSSSSSSSSSQAPPSAQLPSPALLQDPALLHQLLPALQATLQMNNGSMDVAKLNEVLAAAVTQASLQSVLHKLLTAGPAFNVTALLSAAQHSNQAQHSSQSPVSLTSDTSSPRPYVSPRNGTPQSNQKSHLGVHPGSVTSSQTRGSMSSGKPGSASLSQTAEKRPEDPRTLQQRSQDMLCTGSNASGALLPHAPSSSASHSDTPGSFTPSLAAHFDENLIRHIQGWPSENTEKQAARLREDIHNMGSLYMSEICTEMKNLRSLVRVCEIQATLREQRILFLRQQSKELDKLKNQNSYMV from the exons ATGGTGATGTATGCAAGGAAACCAACAAGAGTCAGCGATGG GTGCAACGACAGAAGGGATCCCCAATCGTATCAG ACCCATAAATCTCAGCCAAAGAGCCAGGCCACCAGCCTTCACCGCTACGACAAGGTGCGCGATGGATCGTCAGATCCTGTGCCCCCTTACAAGATGCAGCGACGCTCAGACGAAAGTCCTGTCAGCAGACACGGAGAAGGCACGGGACATGGCAAGGCGAAACCCTCTCACAGCGTCAGAGGGAAAAACG GGACCAGTGGCTCTCCTCAGGAGAACTCCCACAACAACAGCTCTCACCATGGCACCGACCTGCACGGGGCTCAGAGCAAGCCCGCAGACAGG GACCCAGCAGATGACTGGACAGAGCACATTAGCTCCTCTGGGAAGAAGTACTACTATAACTGTAGAACTGAGGTCTCCCAGTGGGAAAAGCCAAAGGACCTGCTGGAGAG GGAACAACGGCAGAAAGACTCAGTCAAGATGGCAGCAAACAGTTTTCCCAGGGACATGGACTACAGACAAGAGGCCTTGCAGGACAAAGCCACAACAA AAATCGCATCAGTGGATCAGTCCGCAGCAGCCAATTGCGGCcattcctcctcttcctcttcctctcagagCCTGACCCCTGCTGCCGCCGCTATAGGCTCCACCCCTTCCAGCATGTCGTCCTCTTCTTCGTCCTCTAGCAGTCAGGCGCCTCCGTCTGCCCAGTTGCCCTCGCCGGCGCTGCTCCAGGACCCGGCGCTCCTGCATCAGCTCCTCCCGGCACTGCAAGCGACTTTGCAGATGAACAACGGCAGCATGGACGTGGCCAAGCTCAACGAGG TATTGGCAGCTGCTGTCACCCAAGCTTCCTTGCAGTCTGTGCTTCATAAGCTCCTCACTGCTGGACCTGCTTTCAACGTCACTGCTCTGCTCTCAGCTGCTCAGCACTCCAACCAAG cCCAGCACTCGAGTCAGTCGCCGGTCTCCCTGACATCCGACACATCGTCGCCGCGGCCGTACGTCTCACCACGGAACGGCACGCCACAGAGCAACCAGAAGTCTCATTTGGGTGTGCATCCTGGCAGCGTCACATCCTCGCAAACCAGG GGCAGCATGTCTTCGGGGAAGCCAGGCTCAGCTTCCTTGTCTCAGACAGCAGAAAAGCGTCCAGAAGACCCCagaactctgcagcagagaag CCAGGACATGTTGTGCACAGGATCAAACGCATCTGGTGCCTTGTTGCCTCACGCCCCGTCCAGCAGTGCGAGCCACTCAGACACCCCTGGCTCCTTCACTCCCAGCCTGGCAGCTCATTTCGATGAAAACCTCATCAGACATATCCAAGGGTGGCCTTCAgagaacacagagaaacag GCGGCTCGGTTGCGTGAAGACATCCACAACATGGGCAGCCTGTACATGTCTGAAATCTGCACAGAGATGAAAAATCTTCGGTCTCTGGTCAGAGTGTGTGAAATCCAGGCCACACTGAGGGAGCAGAG AATCTTGTTTCTGAGGCAACAGAGCAAAGAGCTGGACAAGCTGAAGAACCAGAACTCCTACATGGTGTGA
- the LOC100696120 gene encoding WW domain-containing adapter protein with coiled-coil isoform X3 has protein sequence MVMYARKPTRVSDGCNDRRDPQSYQTHKSQPKSQATSLHRYDKVRDGSSDPVPPYKMQRRSDESPVSRHGEGTGHGKAKPSHSVRGKNGTSGSPQENSHNNSSHHGTDLHGAQSKPADRDPADDWTEHISSSGKKYYYNCRTEVSQWEKPKDLLEREQRQKDSVKMAANSFPRDMDYRQEALQDKATTKIASVDQSAAANCGHSSSSSSSQSLTPAAAAIGSTPSSMSSSSSSSSSQAPPSAQLPSPALLQDPALLHQLLPALQATLQMNNGSMDVAKLNEAQHSSQSPVSLTSDTSSPRPYVSPRNGTPQSNQKSHLGVHPGSVTSSQTRGSMSSGKPGSASLSQTAEKRPEDPRTLQQRSSQDMLCTGSNASGALLPHAPSSSASHSDTPGSFTPSLAAHFDENLIRHIQGWPSENTEKQAARLREDIHNMGSLYMSEICTEMKNLRSLVRVCEIQATLREQRILFLRQQSKELDKLKNQNSYMV, from the exons ATGGTGATGTATGCAAGGAAACCAACAAGAGTCAGCGATGG GTGCAACGACAGAAGGGATCCCCAATCGTATCAG ACCCATAAATCTCAGCCAAAGAGCCAGGCCACCAGCCTTCACCGCTACGACAAGGTGCGCGATGGATCGTCAGATCCTGTGCCCCCTTACAAGATGCAGCGACGCTCAGACGAAAGTCCTGTCAGCAGACACGGAGAAGGCACGGGACATGGCAAGGCGAAACCCTCTCACAGCGTCAGAGGGAAAAACG GGACCAGTGGCTCTCCTCAGGAGAACTCCCACAACAACAGCTCTCACCATGGCACCGACCTGCACGGGGCTCAGAGCAAGCCCGCAGACAGG GACCCAGCAGATGACTGGACAGAGCACATTAGCTCCTCTGGGAAGAAGTACTACTATAACTGTAGAACTGAGGTCTCCCAGTGGGAAAAGCCAAAGGACCTGCTGGAGAG GGAACAACGGCAGAAAGACTCAGTCAAGATGGCAGCAAACAGTTTTCCCAGGGACATGGACTACAGACAAGAGGCCTTGCAGGACAAAGCCACAACAA AAATCGCATCAGTGGATCAGTCCGCAGCAGCCAATTGCGGCcattcctcctcttcctcttcctctcagagCCTGACCCCTGCTGCCGCCGCTATAGGCTCCACCCCTTCCAGCATGTCGTCCTCTTCTTCGTCCTCTAGCAGTCAGGCGCCTCCGTCTGCCCAGTTGCCCTCGCCGGCGCTGCTCCAGGACCCGGCGCTCCTGCATCAGCTCCTCCCGGCACTGCAAGCGACTTTGCAGATGAACAACGGCAGCATGGACGTGGCCAAGCTCAACGAGG cCCAGCACTCGAGTCAGTCGCCGGTCTCCCTGACATCCGACACATCGTCGCCGCGGCCGTACGTCTCACCACGGAACGGCACGCCACAGAGCAACCAGAAGTCTCATTTGGGTGTGCATCCTGGCAGCGTCACATCCTCGCAAACCAGG GGCAGCATGTCTTCGGGGAAGCCAGGCTCAGCTTCCTTGTCTCAGACAGCAGAAAAGCGTCCAGAAGACCCCagaactctgcagcagagaag CAGCCAGGACATGTTGTGCACAGGATCAAACGCATCTGGTGCCTTGTTGCCTCACGCCCCGTCCAGCAGTGCGAGCCACTCAGACACCCCTGGCTCCTTCACTCCCAGCCTGGCAGCTCATTTCGATGAAAACCTCATCAGACATATCCAAGGGTGGCCTTCAgagaacacagagaaacag GCGGCTCGGTTGCGTGAAGACATCCACAACATGGGCAGCCTGTACATGTCTGAAATCTGCACAGAGATGAAAAATCTTCGGTCTCTGGTCAGAGTGTGTGAAATCCAGGCCACACTGAGGGAGCAGAG AATCTTGTTTCTGAGGCAACAGAGCAAAGAGCTGGACAAGCTGAAGAACCAGAACTCCTACATGGTGTGA
- the LOC100696120 gene encoding WW domain-containing adapter protein with coiled-coil isoform X1 — MVMYARKPTRVSDGCNDRRDPQSYQTHKSQPKSQATSLHRYDKVRDGSSDPVPPYKMQRRSDESPVSRHGEGTGHGKAKPSHSVRGKNGTSGSPQENSHNNSSHHGTDLHGAQSKPADRDPADDWTEHISSSGKKYYYNCRTEVSQWEKPKDLLEREQRQKDSVKMAANSFPRDMDYRQEALQDKATTKIASVDQSAAANCGHSSSSSSSQSLTPAAAAIGSTPSSMSSSSSSSSSQAPPSAQLPSPALLQDPALLHQLLPALQATLQMNNGSMDVAKLNEVLAAAVTQASLQSVLHKLLTAGPAFNVTALLSAAQHSNQAQHSSQSPVSLTSDTSSPRPYVSPRNGTPQSNQKSHLGVHPGSVTSSQTRGSMSSGKPGSASLSQTAEKRPEDPRTLQQRSSQDMLCTGSNASGALLPHAPSSSASHSDTPGSFTPSLAAHFDENLIRHIQGWPSENTEKQAARLREDIHNMGSLYMSEICTEMKNLRSLVRVCEIQATLREQRILFLRQQSKELDKLKNQNSYMV; from the exons ATGGTGATGTATGCAAGGAAACCAACAAGAGTCAGCGATGG GTGCAACGACAGAAGGGATCCCCAATCGTATCAG ACCCATAAATCTCAGCCAAAGAGCCAGGCCACCAGCCTTCACCGCTACGACAAGGTGCGCGATGGATCGTCAGATCCTGTGCCCCCTTACAAGATGCAGCGACGCTCAGACGAAAGTCCTGTCAGCAGACACGGAGAAGGCACGGGACATGGCAAGGCGAAACCCTCTCACAGCGTCAGAGGGAAAAACG GGACCAGTGGCTCTCCTCAGGAGAACTCCCACAACAACAGCTCTCACCATGGCACCGACCTGCACGGGGCTCAGAGCAAGCCCGCAGACAGG GACCCAGCAGATGACTGGACAGAGCACATTAGCTCCTCTGGGAAGAAGTACTACTATAACTGTAGAACTGAGGTCTCCCAGTGGGAAAAGCCAAAGGACCTGCTGGAGAG GGAACAACGGCAGAAAGACTCAGTCAAGATGGCAGCAAACAGTTTTCCCAGGGACATGGACTACAGACAAGAGGCCTTGCAGGACAAAGCCACAACAA AAATCGCATCAGTGGATCAGTCCGCAGCAGCCAATTGCGGCcattcctcctcttcctcttcctctcagagCCTGACCCCTGCTGCCGCCGCTATAGGCTCCACCCCTTCCAGCATGTCGTCCTCTTCTTCGTCCTCTAGCAGTCAGGCGCCTCCGTCTGCCCAGTTGCCCTCGCCGGCGCTGCTCCAGGACCCGGCGCTCCTGCATCAGCTCCTCCCGGCACTGCAAGCGACTTTGCAGATGAACAACGGCAGCATGGACGTGGCCAAGCTCAACGAGG TATTGGCAGCTGCTGTCACCCAAGCTTCCTTGCAGTCTGTGCTTCATAAGCTCCTCACTGCTGGACCTGCTTTCAACGTCACTGCTCTGCTCTCAGCTGCTCAGCACTCCAACCAAG cCCAGCACTCGAGTCAGTCGCCGGTCTCCCTGACATCCGACACATCGTCGCCGCGGCCGTACGTCTCACCACGGAACGGCACGCCACAGAGCAACCAGAAGTCTCATTTGGGTGTGCATCCTGGCAGCGTCACATCCTCGCAAACCAGG GGCAGCATGTCTTCGGGGAAGCCAGGCTCAGCTTCCTTGTCTCAGACAGCAGAAAAGCGTCCAGAAGACCCCagaactctgcagcagagaag CAGCCAGGACATGTTGTGCACAGGATCAAACGCATCTGGTGCCTTGTTGCCTCACGCCCCGTCCAGCAGTGCGAGCCACTCAGACACCCCTGGCTCCTTCACTCCCAGCCTGGCAGCTCATTTCGATGAAAACCTCATCAGACATATCCAAGGGTGGCCTTCAgagaacacagagaaacag GCGGCTCGGTTGCGTGAAGACATCCACAACATGGGCAGCCTGTACATGTCTGAAATCTGCACAGAGATGAAAAATCTTCGGTCTCTGGTCAGAGTGTGTGAAATCCAGGCCACACTGAGGGAGCAGAG AATCTTGTTTCTGAGGCAACAGAGCAAAGAGCTGGACAAGCTGAAGAACCAGAACTCCTACATGGTGTGA